In Halobaculum rubrum, the following are encoded in one genomic region:
- a CDS encoding signal peptidase I — MDARRLLTLGSELLLVVVVVSLVAGQLLGQPILLSYVETGSMAPTMEPGDGFIAVPAAVAGDPEPGDVVTFDAQELNGGGLTTHRVVGETERGYVTRGDANPFTDQDGSEPPVKDAQIVAHALRVGGTVVVIPELGTAVMGIRGLLTGAQRWLAATVGSRSLLGTQGIAYVVLALSALGYVVDLLRGGPADGPDRTRSTDRDDGVSTRLILVGLAAMVVVSATAAMVVPAGTQEFGIVSAEFDSENPTVIRQGGASTIEYRVPNAGLVPVHSYVRPASDGVAVSPEHVFVEGRGESTVSITLSAPDETGYYRRYVAEHRYLAVLPEPLIRDLSRAHPWLPIVAIDAMLGGGIYGLGRLLIDGGRTRIRSRDARYDRPIAARIRRLLTR, encoded by the coding sequence ATGGACGCCCGACGACTCCTCACGCTCGGCTCGGAACTCCTGTTGGTCGTCGTCGTCGTCTCCCTCGTCGCCGGGCAACTGCTCGGGCAGCCGATCCTCCTCAGCTACGTCGAGACCGGGAGCATGGCCCCGACGATGGAGCCCGGCGACGGCTTCATCGCGGTCCCCGCCGCCGTCGCTGGCGATCCCGAGCCGGGAGACGTGGTCACCTTCGACGCGCAGGAACTGAACGGCGGCGGCCTCACCACCCACCGGGTCGTCGGCGAGACCGAGCGCGGCTACGTCACTCGCGGGGACGCGAACCCGTTCACCGATCAGGACGGCTCCGAGCCGCCCGTGAAGGACGCGCAGATCGTCGCCCACGCCCTCCGTGTCGGCGGCACGGTGGTCGTGATCCCGGAACTCGGGACGGCCGTCATGGGGATCCGCGGACTGCTCACCGGCGCACAGCGGTGGCTTGCGGCCACCGTCGGGAGTCGATCGTTGCTGGGCACGCAGGGAATCGCCTACGTGGTCCTGGCGCTTTCGGCGCTCGGGTACGTCGTCGACCTGCTCCGAGGCGGCCCCGCCGACGGCCCCGACCGAACACGCTCGACCGATCGCGACGACGGGGTCTCGACGCGGCTGATCCTCGTCGGCCTCGCGGCGATGGTCGTCGTCTCGGCCACCGCCGCGATGGTCGTGCCCGCCGGCACCCAGGAGTTCGGGATCGTGAGCGCCGAGTTCGACTCCGAGAACCCCACGGTCATCAGGCAGGGAGGAGCTTCGACGATCGAGTACCGCGTCCCGAACGCCGGACTGGTCCCCGTTCACAGCTACGTCCGTCCCGCAAGTGACGGTGTCGCAGTCTCCCCGGAACACGTGTTCGTGGAAGGTCGCGGGGAATCGACGGTATCGATCACGCTCTCGGCACCCGACGAGACGGGCTACTATCGGCGATACGTCGCCGAACATCGGTATCTCGCGGTGCTCCCGGAACCGCTGATCCGCGATCTGTCGAGGGCCCATCCGTGGCTTCCGATCGTCGCGATCGACGCGATGCTCGGCGGAGGAATCTACGGGCTCGGTCGTCTGCTCATCGACGGCGGTCGGACCCGGATCCGTTCGCGGGACGCACGCTACGACCGGCCGATCGCCGCCAGGATACGGCGGCTGCTGACTCGATGA